The region ATGGCCAGCCTGCGGATTCCCGGATACGGGTACGGCATCCTCTACGACTACGGCATTTTCTACCAGTCCATTGTCAACGGCTGGCAGGAGGAGAGTTGCGACAATTGGAGAAGGCAGGGGGTTCCCTGGGAGATCCTGCGGCTGGAAAGCCTCTTTGAGGTCAATTTCTACGGTCGTTCCGAGAGCTACTACGACGACGAGGGCCAACTGTGTTTCCGCTGGGTGGATACGGGCAAGGTCATGGCCGTGCCCTGCGACATCCTGATCCCCGGACACGGCGGCCGGCACGTGACCAACATGCGCCTCTGGGTGGCCCAGTCGAGCCGGGAATTCAGCCTCCAGGATTTCAACCGCGGCGACTACATGGGGGCCATGGAAGACAAGGTCATCAGCGAGAACATCACCAAGGTCCTCTATCCCAACGACGAGCAGGCCCAGGGCAAGGAACTCCGCCTCAAGCAGCAGTACTTCCTGGTGGCGGCCACCTTTCAGGACATCATGCGCCGCTTCAAGAAGGAGCATTCGTCCCTGGCCGATTTCCCGGACTACGTGGCCGTTCAACTGAACGACACCCACCCGTCCATCGCCGTGGCCGAACTCATGCGCCTGCTGGTGGACGAGGAGCGGATGGAATGGGACGAGGCCTGGGACATCTGCACGAGGACCTTTGCCTACACCAACCACACCGTTCTGCCCGAGGCTCTGGAAACCTGGCCCGTGGACCTCATCGGCCACGTCCTGCCCCGGCATCTGGAAATCATCTACACCATCAACCACCATTTTCTCCAGAAGGTGGCCGATCGCTTTCCAGACGACACGGGTCGGCTGGCGAGGATGTCCCTCATCCAGGAAGGACCTGTCCGCCGGGTCCGCATGGCCAATCTGGCCATTGTCGGCAGCCACACGGTCAACGGCGTGGCCGCCCTCCACTCGGATATCATCCGGCAAGGCCTGTTCCGGGACTTCGACGAGTTCTTCCCCGGCAAGCTGACCAACGTCACCAATGGGGTCACACCCCGGCGCTGGCTCCTGCAGATCAACCCGGACCTGTCCGACCTGATCACCTCGGCCATCGGCCCCGAATGGGTCTGCGACCTCGACCGCTTGAAGGACCTCGTTCCCCTGGCTGAAGACACCCAGTTCAGGAAGTCATTTGCCGAGGCCAAGCTGGCCAACAAAAAGCGACTGGCCCGCTACGTCCTCCGCAAGATGGGCATGGGCGTGAACCCCCACACCATGTTCGACTGCCAGTTCAAGCGGATGCACGAATACAAGCGCCAGCTCCTGAACGTGCTCCACGTCGTCACCCGCTACAACCGGCTCAAGGAAGACCCCGACCTCCCCTGTCCGCCCCGGACCGTGCTCTTCGGCGGCAAGGCTGCCCCGGGCTATTTCATGGCCAAGTTGATCATCAAGCTCATCAATTCCGTGGCCGAGGTGGTCAACAACGATTCCGAGGTCAACAAGCGGCTCCGGGTCCTGTTCCTACCCAACTACTGCATCTCACAGGCCGAGAAGGTCATCCCGGCCGCGGACCTCTCGGAGCAGATCTCCACGGCCGGGTACGAGGCCTCGGGCACGGGCAACATGAAGTTCTCCCTGAACGGGGCCCTGACCATCGGCACCTTGGACGGGGCCAACGTCGAGATCATGGAGGAGGTCGGCGAGGACAACATCTTCATCTTTGGCCTCAAGGCCGGGGAAGTCGAGGCCATGCGCCGGAACGGATACGACCCGGGCCGCTACTACGATTCCGACCCCGACCTCAAGGCCGCCCTGGACATGATCGCTTCGAACCGGTTCGCCCCCCTGCAGCCGGAACTGTTCAAGCCAATCATCGACGCCCTGCTCAGAAACGGCGACTTCTACATGCTCCTGGCCGACTACCGGCCCTACATGGATGCCCAGGACCGGGTCGACGCCCTGTTCACCGACAAGGACCAATGGATTCGCAAGGCCATCCTGAACACGGCCAACATGGGCAAGTTCTCCAGCGACCGGGCCGTCATGGAGTATGCCCAAAGGATCTGGAAGACGCCTCCGCTGGATCCGGAACTCTTGCGTGGCTGACGGTCCGGTGCAAGAGGGCATAACTCAGTTGAACCCATGGCAAAATTCTGCTTGACATGGATAAATTTTTTATTGGAAACAAATTTCATTGACTCTAACTTGGATGGTCACAATCATGATCAAAGAATTGAACAATCACGAAAGCGGCAAGGCATTGACTTCGACCATGGAAGACTATCTCGAGGCCATCTACGACATCGGCAATGAGAAACGGGTTGTCCGGGTCAAGGATATCGCCGAAAAACTCGGCGTGAGAATGCCCACCGTCACCAGCATGCTCAAGACGCTGGATTCAAGAGGCCTGATCGAATATGAGAAATATGGATACATCGACTTGACCTCAAAGGGAGAAAGCGTCGGACAGGACATCCACCGAAAACATGAAATTCTGTTTCGCTTTCTGACCGGCATCCTGAAAATCGATCCCGTTACGGCCGATGAAGAAGCCTGCAAGGTCGAGCATGCACTTGGAGAGGAAACCTTGTGCACTCTGGTCAAGTTCATGGAATTCATCCAGGCCTGCCCCCGTCTCGGGGATGACTGGCTGAAGAATTTCGAGAAATTCAAGGAGCATGGATTGGATCCGGAGGAATGCGAGGTTAAGTCCAAGGCCTTTGTCGAAAATCTTTGCAAAAAAATCGACTCGACCGAACACGATGGGCGGTGATGGTGGACACCGCCTTTCACGTTGACGTTTAAACCTCGCCGTGACCGTGCCGGGACTGTCCACCCGGATGGGCGTGCGTGTGGGTATGCAGGATGTCTTTTTCCTGGGCCACGAGCCTGCCGTCTTGAAGCACGGCCAAGCTGTTCGCCACGTGATCCAGAAAATCCCAGTCATGGGTGACCAGAATCTGGGCCTGGGGCAACCCGACCAGAATATCAATCAGTTTTTGCCTCGTATCTTGGTCCAGGTCGTTGGTGGGCTCGTCCAGAAGAATGATCCGAAGCTGCATGGCCAGGACCGTGGCCAAAGCGACCAGCCGTTTTTCCCCACCGAAGAGCTTGTGGGTGACTCGCCCTTCAAACCCCTCCAGACCTAGTTTGCGCAAGGTGTCCAATGCCCTCTGCCTGGCCTGGACCGGGGACAGGCCTAGGTTCAGAGGGTCAAAGGCCACGTCTTCGAGGACTGTCGGCATGAATAGCTGATCGTCGCTGTTCTGAAAGACCAGACCGACATTCTTTCGAAGCCTGGCCCAACCCTCCTTGGTCTGCACCTCCTCTCCATTGTATCCGATTGTCCCGACCAGGGGGCGCTCAAGACCCATGATGACCGAAAAAAGTGTGGTCTTGCCTCTTCCATTAGGGCCGATGACCCCGAGTCGGAGAGGCTGGGACTGGCTAAAACCTTTGACCGAGGGTTTCGACATTAAAACCTAGGAGTGGAATTGGATGAGAGGCTTGACAGGATAAGGGCCCGAAACGATTCCATACACATACGGGCTGGTCGGGGAGCGGGAGGCCTGAACGAATTGAAGGCTATCCCAAAAAGCTAAACCTTTAACTCGTTCAGTCTCAAAGAAAACCCTGGGCCGGGGCTCGGCGAAAAGCTTGGCCCGACAGACTGTTACCCTTTGTTCAGGGTCGAAAAGAAGGCCTCTGCCCAGTCCCGGGCCTGGACGTGAAAGCTCTTGAGCATTCCCATGTCCAGCCCCAACTGCTGGGTCTGGTCTTCCAGAGCGGCCCATTCCCCATCCTCGAGAAAGGACAGGAGATGGAACAAGGGAAGATATTCGCTGTTGGCATCCCGGCGAAGGGCGGCCTTGAGCTTGGGGTCCAGAGGTAGCTTTTCGGTCAACTCGGACATCTCCATCCCCAGGATGACGTCCAGCAGGGAGAAGATACCGACCAGAAACAGGGTGCTGGAATTAAACCCCCACCAGTCGTACTCCGTGGACAGAAGCTCAAAAAACTTGGCCCGCTGTAGGGACAGGGATGCCAATTCCAGGGGAATCTCCTCCTGCCCGGCCATGTCGGCCAGAATCACGGCCCGAAGCCAGATCTTGAGCTTGTTCCAGCCCAATAGCGTAATGGCTTGGTCGATGGACTGGATCTTGCGCATGAGCCCGAAATAGGGGCTGTTTAGGTAGGACAGCAGCCGAAAGCTGATGGACACATCCGAACTGATGGCCGCGGCCAGGGCCTTGAAGTCCGGGTCTTCGGATTCCATGAGCCGAAAGAGGTTGATCCGGGCCGCGTGGCTGGAGGACAGCTTTCGGCCGGGCATAGGCTCGGGTTCCTTGAAAAAGCTTCCCTGATAGAGGTGAAAGCCCATATCCTTGGCCTTTTCGAACTGCTCGATGGTCTGTACGCCCCGGACCAGCAGCTGGGTCTTGGTCATGGCCGCCCGCATGCCCAGCCCATTGACCTTGGCCGTGGCGAACTCCTGGCACAGGATGTCGGCTTGGCTGCACATTTCATAATCAACGGTTCCCGGGTCCATGTCCATGGACACCAGATAGCCTTCCTGGCGCATGGACTGCAGGGCATCGAGAACACCTGCATTGGTGCCGGCTCCGGCCAGTGCACGAAGGACGCCGTGACCCGGAGGCAGAACGTGGGGAACGCCGTCGATGATGCTCTTGGCGTCAAAGGCCACGGCCACCTTTTTCCCTCTGTCCATGGCATCCTGCAGGCCGAGGTAGGCCGTTGACGACACCGAGGCCGAACTCTCCCGTTGGGAAAAGACCTTGTATATCCCTCCCTCTCCCAGTTCGGCACCGAGAAGCTCGTAGCCCCAGATCCGGCGTTGCTTGTCCAGGATGGGCTGCTTGGTGAAAAAGACGCCGGGCTGGGCCGCGGCCCCGGTTCCTGATCTCTGGTCGGATGCGGTCATGGTCGTTTCATCCTTTGCTCGGGTTGAGGTTTGATCCTCGCGGGTCTTTCCACCATCAAGTGCGCATTTTAGATCGGACGTCTGAGCCTTGACAAGACCCGAACCGGTCAGGCCGGAGCCACCAAGGAGGGCTCGTACCCCTCGGGCGGTTCGTACCCCAGTAGGGTGCAGATGGTCGCCGCCACGTTGGCCAGACCGGGCTCGGGAACCCCGGACAACCGGAAGGCGTTCTCCTGGCAAGAGTCCTTGACGATGAAGGGGACCGGGCTCAGGGTGTGAGCGACCATGGGCGTCTTGTGGCCCTTCTTCATGGTCCACATGCAGTCGGCGTTGCCGTGGTCGGCCGTGATCACGGCAATGCCCCGGGCCTTGCGGACCGCCTCCAGAATTCGGCCCAGACAGAAGTCCACCGTGGCCACGGCGATACGCACCGCCGCCTCCACCCCGGTGTGTCCGACCATGTCCCCGTTGGCCAGGTTCAGACGGATAAAGCGGTATTTCCCGCCGGCCACGGCCTCCACGACCTTGTCCGTAATCTCGGCCGCCTTCATCCAGGGCCTCAGATCAAAAGTGATCTTGTCCGAAGGGACCTCCTCGTATTTCTCAAGGTTCCCGTCGATGTATCCTGAACGGTTGCCGTTCCAGAAATAGGTCACATGCCCGAATTTCTGGGTCTCGGAGATGGCGTAGGACGTCACCCCTGTCCGGCACAGATACTCACCCACGGTCCCAGAGATAGCCGGCGGCTCCACCAGAAAGTTCTTGGGAATCAGGGCGTCTCCGTCGTACTGCATCATCCCGGCGTAAAAGACTTTGGGCACCCGGACCCGGTCGAACTCGGTAAAATCCGGCTCCTCGAAGGCCCGGGAAATCTCGATGGCCCGGTCACCTCGGAAATTGAAGAAGACCACGGCGTCCCCGTCCTGGATCGTGCCCACCGGGCCGGTTCCGTCGCAGACCACGAAGCTATCCATGTACTGATCGGTCATCTCCGGGTCCTCGGCGTAGTAGGTCTCGATGGCCTTCGAAGCCGATGGAAAGCACCGCCCCTGTCCCAGAACGTGAGTCTTCCAGCCCTGTTCCACCACCTGCCAATTGGCGTTGTAGCGGTCCATGGTCGTCACCATTCGGCCTCCGCCCGAGGCGATCCGGTAATCCCGGCCGGCCGTGGACAGGGCTGCCAGCTTGGCCTCCAGGGGTTCGACGTAGCGCAGGGCGCTCTTCTGGTCCACGTCCCGGCCGTCCAGCAGGGCATGGACCCGGACCCGGGCCATGCCAACCTCGGCGCATGTGTCCAGCAGGGCATACAGCTGGTCTACATGGCTATGGACATTGCCGTTGGAGACCAGGCCGATGAAGTGGGCCGTGCCTCCGGCCCGCCCGGCCTGTACCACCCGCTTCCAGGCCTCGCCCTCGAAGACCCGGCCCGAGGCGATGGCCTCGTTGACCAGCTTGGCCCCCTGGGAAAAGACCCGGCCGGCACCCAATGCGTTATGACCCACCTCGGAATTGCCCATGTCCCCGTCCGAAGGCAGTCCAACCGCCGTGCCGTGGGCCTTGAGCCGGGTCGCCAGAGGTTCCTGCATCAAAGAGTCCAGCACTGGAGTGTAGGCCATGGATACACCATCGCTCTCGTCCCGGGGACCGAGGCCGACTCCGTCCATGATGACCAGAACCACCGGGCCGGGGCAGGGCCGTATGCCGGTTATGGGCTTCAGAGGATAGATATCCATGATCTGTTCCTTGCTTCTGATTGAAAATTCGTGGATCGTTGTCTTCGGCCTACAGCAGGTTTTCGGGAGTGGCAACAGGCGGCCTCTCGGCCGGGGAAGAGGGGGACAAAAGCAAGGGGCAGGCCAGGAACCAAACCGGGCTATACGCCCAGATAGCGCTCCTGAAGGGCTCGATCAGCGGCCAGTTCGGCCGTTGGCCCGGCCCAGACCACCCTGCCCTTCTCCATGATGAAATGCCGCTCGGCAATGGCCATCAGGGATTCGAGATTCTTGTCGATGACCAGGATGGCCAGGCCCTTGTCCTTGAGAATGGACAGGGCTCGCCATATCTCCCGCCGGATGAGGGGGGCCAGGCCTTCGGTGGCCTCGTCCAGGATAAGCAGACGAGGGTTGG is a window of Deltaproteobacteria bacterium DNA encoding:
- the glgP gene encoding glycogen/starch/alpha-glucan family phosphorylase, translated to MASLRIPGYGYGILYDYGIFYQSIVNGWQEESCDNWRRQGVPWEILRLESLFEVNFYGRSESYYDDEGQLCFRWVDTGKVMAVPCDILIPGHGGRHVTNMRLWVAQSSREFSLQDFNRGDYMGAMEDKVISENITKVLYPNDEQAQGKELRLKQQYFLVAATFQDIMRRFKKEHSSLADFPDYVAVQLNDTHPSIAVAELMRLLVDEERMEWDEAWDICTRTFAYTNHTVLPEALETWPVDLIGHVLPRHLEIIYTINHHFLQKVADRFPDDTGRLARMSLIQEGPVRRVRMANLAIVGSHTVNGVAALHSDIIRQGLFRDFDEFFPGKLTNVTNGVTPRRWLLQINPDLSDLITSAIGPEWVCDLDRLKDLVPLAEDTQFRKSFAEAKLANKKRLARYVLRKMGMGVNPHTMFDCQFKRMHEYKRQLLNVLHVVTRYNRLKEDPDLPCPPRTVLFGGKAAPGYFMAKLIIKLINSVAEVVNNDSEVNKRLRVLFLPNYCISQAEKVIPAADLSEQISTAGYEASGTGNMKFSLNGALTIGTLDGANVEIMEEVGEDNIFIFGLKAGEVEAMRRNGYDPGRYYDSDPDLKAALDMIASNRFAPLQPELFKPIIDALLRNGDFYMLLADYRPYMDAQDRVDALFTDKDQWIRKAILNTANMGKFSSDRAVMEYAQRIWKTPPLDPELLRG
- a CDS encoding metal-dependent transcriptional regulator, with protein sequence MNNHESGKALTSTMEDYLEAIYDIGNEKRVVRVKDIAEKLGVRMPTVTSMLKTLDSRGLIEYEKYGYIDLTSKGESVGQDIHRKHEILFRFLTGILKIDPVTADEEACKVEHALGEETLCTLVKFMEFIQACPRLGDDWLKNFEKFKEHGLDPEECEVKSKAFVENLCKKIDSTEHDGR
- a CDS encoding ABC transporter ATP-binding protein gives rise to the protein MSKPSVKGFSQSQPLRLGVIGPNGRGKTTLFSVIMGLERPLVGTIGYNGEEVQTKEGWARLRKNVGLVFQNSDDQLFMPTVLEDVAFDPLNLGLSPVQARQRALDTLRKLGLEGFEGRVTHKLFGGEKRLVALATVLAMQLRIILLDEPTNDLDQDTRQKLIDILVGLPQAQILVTHDWDFLDHVANSLAVLQDGRLVAQEKDILHTHTHAHPGGQSRHGHGEV
- a CDS encoding HDOD domain-containing protein, with the translated sequence MTASDQRSGTGAAAQPGVFFTKQPILDKQRRIWGYELLGAELGEGGIYKVFSQRESSASVSSTAYLGLQDAMDRGKKVAVAFDAKSIIDGVPHVLPPGHGVLRALAGAGTNAGVLDALQSMRQEGYLVSMDMDPGTVDYEMCSQADILCQEFATAKVNGLGMRAAMTKTQLLVRGVQTIEQFEKAKDMGFHLYQGSFFKEPEPMPGRKLSSSHAARINLFRLMESEDPDFKALAAAISSDVSISFRLLSYLNSPYFGLMRKIQSIDQAITLLGWNKLKIWLRAVILADMAGQEEIPLELASLSLQRAKFFELLSTEYDWWGFNSSTLFLVGIFSLLDVILGMEMSELTEKLPLDPKLKAALRRDANSEYLPLFHLLSFLEDGEWAALEDQTQQLGLDMGMLKSFHVQARDWAEAFFSTLNKG
- a CDS encoding 2,3-bisphosphoglycerate-independent phosphoglycerate mutase — its product is MDIYPLKPITGIRPCPGPVVLVIMDGVGLGPRDESDGVSMAYTPVLDSLMQEPLATRLKAHGTAVGLPSDGDMGNSEVGHNALGAGRVFSQGAKLVNEAIASGRVFEGEAWKRVVQAGRAGGTAHFIGLVSNGNVHSHVDQLYALLDTCAEVGMARVRVHALLDGRDVDQKSALRYVEPLEAKLAALSTAGRDYRIASGGGRMVTTMDRYNANWQVVEQGWKTHVLGQGRCFPSASKAIETYYAEDPEMTDQYMDSFVVCDGTGPVGTIQDGDAVVFFNFRGDRAIEISRAFEEPDFTEFDRVRVPKVFYAGMMQYDGDALIPKNFLVEPPAISGTVGEYLCRTGVTSYAISETQKFGHVTYFWNGNRSGYIDGNLEKYEEVPSDKITFDLRPWMKAAEITDKVVEAVAGGKYRFIRLNLANGDMVGHTGVEAAVRIAVATVDFCLGRILEAVRKARGIAVITADHGNADCMWTMKKGHKTPMVAHTLSPVPFIVKDSCQENAFRLSGVPEPGLANVAATICTLLGYEPPEGYEPSLVAPA